Proteins encoded together in one Deinococcus hopiensis KR-140 window:
- a CDS encoding 50S ribosomal protein L11 methyltransferase: protein MLVYHLPGTLETREADLDLLWGAGATGLEERAGMIRAYFEAPTDLPAEVADGEWREEADQDWMAEFKRTLRPVRAGGVTIVAPWLRGEVEGGQLPLVIEPGMAFGTGHHATTRLAVEALSALGLETRGPGGTGARVLDVGTGSGVLAIAAALLGARFAFGVDIDPITIPIARENAQINGVDAGQVRFEEGTLGLDALTFPGEGVEAYDVVVANLYAELHDLLAGEYLAHLLPGGPLVLTGILTVKLPLVREALAREGFVDVVETQDGEWALVTARAPLE, encoded by the coding sequence ATGCTCGTGTACCACCTGCCTGGCACCCTGGAAACCCGTGAAGCCGACCTCGACCTGCTGTGGGGGGCCGGAGCCACCGGATTGGAGGAGCGGGCAGGCATGATCCGCGCCTACTTTGAAGCCCCTACAGACCTGCCCGCCGAGGTGGCGGACGGCGAGTGGCGCGAGGAAGCCGATCAGGACTGGATGGCGGAGTTCAAGCGGACGTTGCGCCCGGTGCGCGCGGGCGGCGTGACCATCGTCGCCCCCTGGCTGCGCGGCGAGGTCGAAGGCGGGCAGTTACCGCTGGTCATCGAGCCCGGCATGGCCTTTGGCACCGGGCACCACGCCACCACGCGGCTGGCGGTGGAAGCCCTCTCGGCGCTGGGACTGGAAACGCGGGGGCCAGGCGGCACGGGCGCGCGCGTGCTGGACGTGGGAACGGGCAGCGGCGTGCTCGCCATCGCGGCGGCGCTGCTGGGCGCGCGCTTCGCCTTTGGGGTGGACATCGACCCCATCACCATCCCGATTGCGCGTGAGAACGCGCAAATCAATGGGGTAGACGCCGGGCAGGTCCGTTTCGAGGAAGGCACGTTGGGCCTGGACGCCCTGACCTTTCCGGGTGAAGGCGTGGAGGCGTACGACGTGGTGGTTGCGAACCTCTACGCCGAGCTGCACGACCTGCTGGCCGGGGAGTACCTGGCGCACCTCTTGCCCGGGGGGCCACTGGTACTGACGGGCATCCTGACGGTCAAACTGCCGCTGGTACGCGAAGCCCTGGCGCGCGAGGGCTTCGTGGACGTGGTGGAGACGCAAGACGGCGAGTGGGCACTGGTCACGGCCCGCGCGCCACTGGAGTAA
- a CDS encoding Bug family tripartite tricarboxylate transporter substrate binding protein: MKNVLLKQVLSLALVTALAPLATAQGLNNLRIMAPASPGGGWDQTSRAIQSVLQDESIAKPVQVFNVPGAGGTIGLAQLYNAKGEGNLLMTMGLVMVGAIQTNSSKVDLSRVTPIARLTGEYEVVVVPASSPYKSVKDLAAAWKANPGGVAFAGGSAGGTDHMLVGLLAQAAGVDPKKMNYVPFSGGGETLAAVLGNQVAAGVAGYGEFEAQIKAGKLRAIGISAPKRQPGIPVPTFKEQGLDVTLANWRGIVAPPGISASEKAALVAALDKMHASKAWKDTLATRKWTDLYMSGSRFDVYLKVEANRTRGILKDIGLVK; encoded by the coding sequence ATGAAGAACGTCCTGCTCAAGCAAGTGCTGTCCCTCGCCCTCGTCACCGCCCTCGCGCCCCTTGCCACCGCCCAGGGGCTGAACAACCTCAGGATCATGGCCCCGGCCAGCCCCGGCGGCGGCTGGGACCAGACCAGCCGGGCCATCCAGTCGGTGTTGCAAGACGAGAGCATCGCCAAACCCGTCCAGGTGTTCAACGTACCCGGTGCGGGCGGCACCATCGGCCTGGCACAGCTGTACAACGCCAAGGGCGAGGGCAACCTGCTGATGACGATGGGCCTGGTGATGGTGGGAGCCATCCAGACGAACAGCAGCAAGGTGGACCTCTCGCGCGTGACTCCCATCGCCCGCCTGACCGGCGAATATGAGGTCGTCGTCGTACCTGCCTCCAGTCCCTACAAGAGCGTAAAAGACCTCGCAGCGGCCTGGAAGGCAAACCCGGGCGGCGTGGCCTTTGCGGGCGGCAGCGCGGGCGGCACGGACCACATGCTCGTCGGCCTGCTTGCCCAGGCGGCGGGCGTGGATCCCAAGAAGATGAACTACGTGCCCTTCAGTGGGGGCGGCGAAACGCTGGCCGCCGTGCTGGGCAACCAGGTGGCGGCGGGCGTCGCGGGGTACGGCGAGTTCGAGGCGCAGATCAAGGCCGGGAAGCTGCGCGCCATCGGGATCAGCGCGCCCAAGCGTCAGCCTGGGATTCCCGTCCCCACCTTCAAAGAGCAGGGCCTGGACGTGACCCTCGCCAACTGGCGCGGCATCGTGGCCCCTCCCGGCATCAGCGCCTCCGAAAAAGCGGCCCTCGTCGCGGCGCTCGACAAGATGCACGCCAGCAAGGCCTGGAAAGACACCCTCGCCACCCGCAAGTGGACGGACCTGTACATGAGCGGCAGCCGGTTCGACGTGTACCTCAAGGTGGAGGCCAACCGGACGCGGGGCATCCTGAAGGACATCGGGCTGGTGAAGTAA
- a CDS encoding response regulator, with product MSRVRVLLVEDDLRVARVNRELLERDPDVHVVGSAATLAQGDALVQVLVPDLVLLDVHLPDGSGLVLLRHWRSQGRTTDVALITAADDEASVRTALAQGAFDYLIKPFTGARLAEVIARHRARRTPRGTLDQAHLDRLLGVGGASPETLPRGIDAHTLERVAGVLEGAGQALSAEEVGDRVHLSRVTAWRYLEHLVRTGRASLDHQYGLAGRPAKLYRAQAGNAAQDTPQPED from the coding sequence GTGAGCCGCGTGCGTGTGTTGCTCGTCGAGGATGACCTGCGGGTCGCCCGGGTCAACCGCGAGCTGCTGGAGCGTGACCCCGACGTGCATGTGGTGGGCAGCGCCGCCACCCTGGCGCAGGGAGACGCCCTCGTGCAGGTGCTGGTCCCCGATCTGGTGCTGCTGGACGTGCATCTGCCCGACGGCAGCGGTCTGGTCTTGCTGCGGCACTGGCGCTCGCAAGGACGGACGACGGACGTGGCCCTGATTACCGCCGCCGACGACGAGGCCAGCGTGCGGACGGCGCTCGCGCAGGGGGCCTTCGACTACCTCATCAAGCCCTTCACGGGGGCCCGCCTGGCCGAGGTCATTGCCCGCCACCGCGCCCGGCGTACTCCGCGGGGCACGCTGGATCAGGCACATCTGGACCGGTTGCTGGGCGTGGGAGGCGCTTCGCCGGAGACGCTGCCGCGCGGCATCGACGCCCATACGCTCGAACGGGTGGCGGGAGTGCTGGAGGGCGCGGGCCAGGCCCTCAGCGCCGAGGAAGTCGGGGACCGCGTGCACCTGTCGCGCGTGACGGCGTGGCGCTACCTCGAACATCTGGTTCGGACGGGGCGGGCCAGCCTGGATCACCAGTACGGCCTGGCCGGACGGCCCGCCAAGCTGTACCGGGCGCAGGCGGGAAACGCTGCTCAAGATACGCCACAGCCCGAGGACTGA
- a CDS encoding 16S rRNA (uracil(1498)-N(3))-methyltransferase, whose protein sequence is MATHRVRVEALTPEIVLGPREVRHLQVLRLRPGDALHVFDGRGAEAEATLTVLEEVRAVVTLGTPLTGAAETPQPLTLAVALLKGDKLSDVVRAATELGVARVQLLVTQHADAREIGTQKLLRLRRVAEEASKQSRRAVTPEVLAPLPLAGYSWEGQLFVAQPGSQKRITEHLAWDVPVTVLTGPEGGLADAEVSTLISRGAVAITLGPRILRAETAPVALLGAVVATGV, encoded by the coding sequence GTGGCCACTCACCGGGTCCGTGTGGAGGCACTGACGCCCGAGATCGTGCTGGGACCGCGCGAGGTCCGGCACCTGCAGGTGCTGCGGTTGAGACCGGGCGACGCCCTGCACGTGTTCGATGGGCGCGGGGCCGAGGCCGAGGCCACCCTCACGGTGCTGGAGGAAGTCCGCGCCGTGGTGACCCTGGGCACACCTTTAACCGGAGCCGCCGAGACGCCACAGCCCCTGACGCTGGCGGTGGCGCTCCTCAAGGGAGACAAGCTCAGCGACGTGGTGCGGGCGGCCACGGAACTCGGGGTGGCGCGGGTACAGCTGCTGGTCACCCAGCACGCCGATGCCCGCGAGATCGGCACGCAAAAGCTGCTGCGTCTACGCCGGGTGGCCGAGGAAGCCAGCAAGCAGTCGCGCCGTGCGGTAACCCCTGAGGTGTTGGCCCCGTTGCCGCTGGCGGGCTATTCCTGGGAGGGCCAGTTGTTCGTCGCGCAGCCGGGCAGCCAGAAGCGGATCACGGAGCACCTGGCGTGGGACGTGCCCGTTACGGTTCTGACCGGTCCTGAAGGGGGGCTGGCCGACGCCGAAGTTTCCACATTGATTTCAAGGGGGGCCGTCGCCATCACGCTCGGGCCGCGCATTCTGCGGGCGGAGACGGCCCCGGTGGCGCTGCTGGGGGCGGTGGTGGCGACGGGCGTGTAG
- a CDS encoding tripartite tricarboxylate transporter TctB family protein codes for MPDVPPPSPVPSPPLLPQEAAGLSVPDLLVALGVTLLGGLLLLGSLQIPFGINAVVGPRAFPLIVSVGLTALGMLLTVNVLRGGRAEPAAEEDTDLDAPVHLSAAGIILGGFLLGAVLLPTLGFVGGTAIMYFSVAYAFGERRLPLMLGVALAVALVTYLVFTRGLGLSLPPGVLKGAL; via the coding sequence ATGCCCGACGTTCCACCTCCCTCCCCCGTTCCCTCTCCCCCGCTGCTGCCCCAAGAAGCGGCTGGCCTCAGCGTGCCGGACCTGCTCGTCGCGCTGGGAGTCACGCTGCTGGGGGGCCTGCTGCTGCTGGGCAGCCTCCAGATTCCCTTCGGCATCAATGCCGTGGTGGGCCCGCGCGCCTTTCCCCTGATTGTCAGCGTGGGCCTCACGGCACTGGGCATGCTGCTGACCGTGAACGTGCTGCGCGGCGGACGGGCCGAGCCCGCAGCCGAGGAAGACACCGATCTCGACGCGCCCGTTCACCTGAGCGCCGCTGGGATCATCCTGGGCGGCTTTCTGCTGGGGGCCGTGCTGCTGCCCACGCTCGGCTTCGTGGGGGGCACCGCCATCATGTATTTCAGTGTGGCCTACGCCTTCGGCGAGCGCCGCCTGCCCCTGATGCTCGGCGTGGCGCTGGCCGTGGCGCTCGTCACGTACCTCGTCTTCACGCGCGGCCTGGGCCTGTCGCTGCCCCCCGGCGTACTGAAGGGAGCGCTGTAG
- a CDS encoding ATP-binding protein, with protein MSPPPRPRPAPVRERLPRRGLQFRLVRLHLLVLCAMTLALAGVQTVQLYGQARERLGERAITVSRLVAQLPYVVVGAAAGRQNRALNAEVEVLRAQAGADFIVVGDRRGIRLAHPVPGRLGQPMEGGDNVGPLAGREIVSVARGSLGLSVRGKVPVQQGGRVVGVVSTGYLMPQVWHLVAEALLSLTPWFVLALGLGTVGAVWAARRLRAEILNLEPEQIAALVGQHRAVLAALREGVIAVDGQECVTLVSARAADALLDVPVPTPLEDVWPELSAHLQATGLLRQQNVELTLGGEPVLVNIEPLENGGFVASFRDRAEALALADELTHARGFVDVLRAQTHEYQNRLHVLSGLLQLGRPEEALRVLDAEIEQGAQFRGLLRDVQVPRLVALLAGKRERAQELGIAFRVVPESSLSAVWERHADTLVTAVGNLTENAFEALAGRPGTVTVLIGEDPEGVQIEVEDSGPGVSPEVAARLFTRGASSKGEGRGYGLAGVCARVQALGGEIRQARRRDRTVFQVNLPALAPFPAPLEVPSVEQA; from the coding sequence ATGTCGCCCCCACCGCGTCCCCGTCCGGCTCCGGTTCGTGAGCGCCTGCCCCGCAGAGGGTTGCAGTTCCGTCTGGTGCGGCTGCACCTGCTGGTGCTCTGCGCGATGACGTTGGCGCTCGCGGGCGTGCAGACGGTGCAGCTGTACGGGCAGGCCCGCGAACGGCTGGGCGAGCGGGCGATCACGGTCAGCCGCCTGGTGGCCCAGTTGCCCTACGTGGTGGTGGGCGCGGCGGCGGGGCGGCAGAACCGCGCGCTCAACGCGGAGGTGGAGGTGCTGCGGGCGCAGGCGGGGGCCGACTTTATCGTGGTGGGCGACCGCCGGGGCATTCGGCTGGCGCACCCGGTGCCCGGGCGGTTGGGGCAGCCGATGGAGGGTGGAGACAATGTCGGGCCCCTGGCGGGCCGCGAGATCGTCTCCGTGGCGCGGGGCAGCCTGGGGCTGAGCGTGCGGGGCAAGGTGCCGGTCCAGCAGGGGGGACGGGTGGTCGGCGTGGTCAGTACGGGTTACCTCATGCCGCAGGTCTGGCACCTCGTGGCCGAGGCCCTGCTGAGCCTGACGCCCTGGTTTGTGCTGGCGCTGGGGTTGGGCACGGTGGGGGCGGTTTGGGCTGCCCGGCGACTGCGGGCCGAGATTCTGAACCTGGAACCCGAACAGATCGCGGCCCTGGTGGGGCAGCACCGCGCGGTGCTCGCGGCCCTGCGTGAGGGCGTGATCGCGGTGGACGGGCAGGAGTGCGTGACCCTGGTGAGCGCCCGTGCCGCCGACGCGCTCTTGGACGTCCCGGTCCCGACGCCTCTGGAAGACGTCTGGCCGGAACTGTCCGCGCACCTGCAGGCCACGGGCCTCTTGCGGCAGCAGAACGTGGAGCTGACCCTGGGCGGAGAGCCGGTACTCGTGAACATCGAGCCGCTGGAGAACGGTGGGTTCGTGGCCAGCTTCCGGGACCGGGCCGAGGCGCTGGCCCTGGCCGACGAACTGACCCACGCGCGCGGTTTCGTGGATGTGCTGCGCGCCCAGACACACGAGTACCAGAACCGCCTGCACGTGCTGTCGGGACTGCTGCAACTGGGCCGGCCCGAGGAGGCGTTGCGGGTGCTGGATGCCGAGATCGAACAGGGCGCGCAGTTCCGGGGACTGCTGCGCGACGTGCAGGTGCCCCGGCTGGTGGCGTTGCTGGCAGGCAAGCGCGAGCGTGCGCAGGAGCTCGGGATTGCCTTCCGGGTCGTGCCCGAAAGCAGCCTTTCCGCGGTGTGGGAGCGTCACGCCGACACGCTGGTGACGGCGGTGGGCAACCTTACGGAAAATGCCTTCGAGGCGCTGGCCGGTCGGCCCGGAACGGTGACCGTCCTGATCGGCGAGGACCCCGAGGGCGTGCAGATCGAGGTGGAAGACAGCGGCCCCGGCGTGTCCCCGGAAGTCGCTGCCCGGCTGTTTACCCGGGGGGCCAGCAGCAAGGGTGAAGGTCGGGGCTATGGCCTGGCGGGCGTCTGTGCGCGTGTGCAGGCCCTGGGGGGCGAGATCCGGCAGGCACGCCGAAGAGACCGGACGGTCTTTCAGGTCAACCTTCCGGCCCTCGCGCCCTTTCCGGCGCCGCTTGAGGTTCCATCCGTGGAGCAGGCGTGA
- a CDS encoding beta-1,3-glucanase family protein, with the protein MKMSWRFVVLSALSLSLAACGQGTPQVASAGLHAAATDYTNGVDVSGSTATIWFKSNVNTTWVDIHYTVNAGAQQNVRMTYNSATGRYEQKQTVGTGNVIKYSFTYNNGTAAYDSVAYSYTVGSSSGLACFYTDGNYTGTSFCASSDSGYVGADYNDKISSLKVQSGYQVVMYNDVNYGGTSKTFTGDVSFVGSDFNDIASSFRIVKTSSTGSIGSIAASSVPAPTGSGVMSLKVMNGTNGAYADSQIYWGVLGINPANGRWSYLDRAGNLQPVSTALNDATGHLTKNGVNYANIYNRISDAAWVSMPRITSGRMFLCVGTPCYIKTFDTGFAGPDVNNATDPNRDIYFDFVEFTVDATGYHGNTTRVDAFGFPVQHRLVNKAGNYDRTVGEPENETRAGIFSAFKVEVPTNFAHLATVQAPYRIVAPLFGEFRAGGPQGNYFDSYVNAVWTGATKPTTQNVLLCNGPLAETSGACAGLNRHVYQNTAAWNTPSQYYLAAPANYYAQFWHKHGIGGLAYGFAYDDYNQQASYLEVGDPKGLIVRVGW; encoded by the coding sequence ATGAAAATGTCCTGGCGTTTCGTCGTTCTCAGTGCACTTTCCCTCTCTCTGGCAGCCTGCGGGCAGGGAACGCCCCAGGTGGCTTCCGCTGGGCTTCACGCAGCGGCCACCGACTACACCAATGGCGTGGACGTTTCGGGCTCCACAGCGACGATTTGGTTCAAGTCGAACGTCAATACGACCTGGGTGGACATTCACTACACGGTCAACGCCGGCGCGCAGCAGAACGTCCGCATGACGTATAACAGCGCCACCGGCCGCTACGAGCAGAAGCAGACAGTCGGGACCGGGAACGTCATCAAGTACAGCTTCACCTACAACAACGGCACCGCCGCCTACGATTCGGTGGCGTATTCCTACACGGTGGGCAGCAGCAGTGGCCTGGCCTGCTTCTACACCGACGGCAATTACACGGGAACCTCGTTCTGCGCGAGCAGCGACAGCGGCTACGTGGGCGCGGATTACAACGACAAGATCAGCTCGCTGAAGGTCCAGAGCGGCTATCAGGTCGTGATGTACAACGACGTCAACTACGGCGGCACCTCCAAGACCTTCACGGGCGACGTGTCTTTCGTCGGCAGCGACTTCAACGACATCGCCTCGTCGTTCCGGATCGTCAAGACCAGCAGCACGGGCTCCATCGGCTCCATTGCGGCGTCCTCGGTTCCCGCGCCCACTGGCAGCGGCGTGATGTCCCTGAAGGTTATGAACGGCACGAACGGGGCCTACGCCGACTCGCAGATCTACTGGGGCGTGCTGGGCATCAATCCGGCCAACGGACGCTGGAGTTACCTGGACCGCGCGGGCAACCTGCAACCCGTCTCGACGGCCCTCAACGACGCCACCGGCCACCTGACCAAGAACGGCGTCAACTACGCCAACATCTACAACCGCATCAGCGACGCCGCCTGGGTCAGCATGCCGCGCATCACTTCGGGCCGTATGTTCCTGTGCGTGGGCACGCCCTGTTACATCAAGACCTTCGACACGGGCTTCGCGGGACCGGACGTCAACAATGCCACCGACCCCAACCGCGACATCTATTTCGACTTTGTGGAATTTACGGTAGACGCCACCGGGTACCACGGCAACACCACCCGCGTAGACGCCTTCGGCTTTCCCGTGCAGCACCGCCTGGTGAACAAGGCGGGGAACTACGACCGCACCGTGGGCGAACCGGAGAATGAGACCCGCGCCGGAATCTTCAGCGCCTTCAAGGTGGAGGTGCCCACCAACTTCGCGCACCTGGCCACCGTCCAGGCCCCCTACCGCATCGTGGCTCCCCTCTTCGGTGAATTCCGGGCAGGTGGCCCACAGGGCAACTACTTCGACAGCTACGTGAACGCGGTGTGGACGGGCGCGACCAAGCCCACCACCCAGAACGTGCTGCTGTGCAACGGCCCACTGGCCGAAACCTCGGGCGCGTGCGCGGGCCTCAACCGCCACGTCTATCAGAACACGGCCGCCTGGAACACGCCCTCGCAGTACTACCTGGCCGCGCCCGCGAATTACTACGCGCAGTTCTGGCACAAGCACGGCATCGGTGGCCTGGCCTACGGCTTTGCCTACGACGACTACAACCAGCAGGCCTCCTACCTGGAGGTGGGCGATCCCAAGGGCCTGATTGTCCGGGTCGGCTGGTAA
- a CDS encoding inorganic pyrophosphatase translates to MSSGEQLAEGAIEGIVEWTRGTLERFRWVGAEEGGEVVPYRTEPWPSPVNYGCLPGRLNPADGSEVDGVWLGTPLAVGQRVTAEPKGLLQLADGDHKVIFGDLNGHHRADLLALLAWFPPERGAQLLGARAAADWLASLPNSG, encoded by the coding sequence GTGAGCAGCGGGGAACAGCTTGCCGAAGGCGCGATCGAAGGCATCGTGGAGTGGACGCGCGGCACGCTGGAACGCTTTCGGTGGGTGGGCGCTGAGGAGGGAGGCGAGGTGGTGCCGTACCGCACGGAGCCCTGGCCCTCGCCCGTCAACTACGGCTGCTTGCCGGGGCGGCTCAACCCCGCCGACGGCTCCGAGGTGGACGGAGTGTGGCTGGGCACGCCACTCGCGGTGGGACAACGGGTGACCGCAGAGCCAAAGGGCCTGCTTCAACTCGCCGATGGGGACCACAAGGTGATTTTCGGTGACCTGAACGGGCACCATAGGGCCGACCTGCTCGCGCTGCTGGCGTGGTTTCCACCTGAGCGGGGTGCGCAGCTGCTGGGTGCCCGGGCGGCGGCAGACTGGCTGGCCTCCCTACCGAACAGTGGCTGA
- the proC gene encoding pyrroline-5-carboxylate reductase, with the protein MKLAIVGVGKLGLALLEGVTARGVIPASEIGLFDANRERAAELAARTGARVIGVTDLRTAGHVLVSVQPRVFPEISEWLAQENVGYISTMAGVSTGSLTRRLGTKRVVRVMPNLAATIGHSQTAITGPREAVEAGDLDFARQLFGAVGNVYELSEHLFNAFTGMSASGPAYAAVVAEALADGGVRMGLPRALAHELAAKLLVASGELLQQRAHPGLLKDEVASPGGTTIAGLEVLETAGVRGAFIKAVVAATKRGTELGRDQE; encoded by the coding sequence ATGAAACTCGCCATCGTCGGCGTCGGGAAACTCGGCCTTGCCCTGCTGGAGGGCGTCACCGCGCGCGGCGTGATTCCCGCGTCCGAAATTGGCCTCTTTGATGCCAATCGGGAACGCGCCGCCGAACTCGCCGCGCGCACCGGTGCGCGCGTGATCGGCGTGACGGACCTCAGAACCGCCGGGCACGTTCTCGTCAGCGTGCAGCCGCGCGTCTTTCCCGAGATCAGTGAGTGGCTGGCCCAGGAGAACGTGGGGTACATCAGCACCATGGCGGGCGTGAGTACCGGCAGCCTGACCCGCCGCCTCGGGACCAAGCGCGTGGTGCGCGTGATGCCCAACCTCGCCGCCACCATCGGCCACAGCCAGACGGCAATCACCGGACCGCGCGAGGCGGTGGAGGCCGGGGACCTCGACTTTGCCCGGCAGCTGTTTGGTGCGGTGGGGAACGTCTACGAGCTGTCCGAACACCTGTTCAACGCCTTTACAGGCATGAGTGCCTCGGGCCCCGCCTACGCCGCCGTGGTGGCTGAGGCCCTGGCCGACGGCGGCGTCCGTATGGGCCTGCCGCGCGCGCTGGCCCACGAGCTGGCCGCCAAACTGCTCGTCGCCAGCGGTGAACTGCTTCAGCAGCGTGCCCACCCCGGACTCCTCAAGGACGAAGTTGCCAGCCCTGGCGGCACCACCATCGCGGGGTTGGAGGTGCTGGAGACGGCGGGCGTGCGGGGCGCGTTTATCAAGGCCGTGGTGGCGGCCACCAAGCGCGGAACGGAACTGGGCCGGGATCAGGAGTAG
- a CDS encoding TSUP family transporter: MPGPEVLLYGLPLAFLAGFIDAVAGGGGTITLPALFFMGLSPAHAVATNKLLAIFGSGSATFQYWRKGHVERSLVQRLIPLALIGSALGAYLVHFVDPDAFRTLVAVVILGVGALVLANKRFGLEDRYPGLTARTLALTLPGAFIIGVYDGFLGPGTGTFLMFLFTLVGFNLVRASGNARTINFATNLGAFLFFLLGGQMVWWIGLPMGLANAAGATLGARMAMLRGSGFVKVMYGIIVVLVAARLLLK; the protein is encoded by the coding sequence GTGCCCGGTCCCGAAGTCCTGCTTTACGGCCTCCCGCTCGCCTTTCTCGCCGGGTTTATCGACGCGGTGGCGGGAGGCGGGGGGACCATCACGCTGCCTGCGCTGTTTTTCATGGGTCTGTCTCCTGCCCACGCCGTCGCCACCAACAAGTTGCTCGCCATCTTCGGCTCGGGCAGCGCCACCTTCCAGTACTGGCGCAAGGGGCACGTCGAGCGCTCCCTCGTGCAGCGGCTGATTCCACTGGCCTTGATCGGCAGCGCTCTGGGCGCGTACCTGGTGCATTTCGTGGACCCGGACGCTTTTCGCACGCTGGTGGCTGTGGTCATCCTTGGCGTGGGGGCGTTGGTCCTTGCCAACAAGCGCTTTGGCCTGGAGGACCGCTATCCCGGCCTCACCGCCCGCACGCTGGCCCTCACGCTGCCCGGCGCGTTTATTATCGGCGTGTATGACGGCTTTCTGGGGCCGGGCACGGGTACTTTCCTGATGTTCCTGTTTACGCTGGTGGGCTTTAACCTCGTGCGGGCCAGCGGCAACGCGCGCACCATCAACTTCGCCACCAACCTCGGCGCCTTCCTGTTCTTCCTGCTGGGTGGGCAGATGGTGTGGTGGATCGGCCTGCCGATGGGGCTGGCGAACGCTGCCGGGGCGACGCTGGGCGCGCGAATGGCGATGCTGCGCGGCAGCGGTTTCGTAAAGGTGATGTACGGGATAATCGTGGTGCTGGTGGCCGCGCGGCTGCTGCTGAAGTGA
- a CDS encoding cytochrome ubiquinol oxidase subunit I, producing the protein MNFRVTGLPRFQFASTGIFHFFSASLTVGLAFCGDEDLHRRAAGARASSRQVSNSSGHLFLINVAEGVVTGIVQEFQFGMNW; encoded by the coding sequence ATGAATTTCAGGGTCACTGGCCTGCCACGGTTTCAGTTTGCCTCCACCGGCATCTTCCACTTCTTCTCCGCGTCGCTGACGGTGGGCCTCGCCTTTTGCGGTGATGAAGACCTTCACCGGCGCGCGGCGGGGGCGCGGGCGTCCTCCAGGCAGGTGTCCAACTCTTCTGGCCACCTGTTCCTGATCAACGTCGCGGAGGGTGTGGTTACCGGCATCGTGCAGGAGTTTCAGTTCGGCATGAACTGGTAG